A region of Chloracidobacterium sp. DNA encodes the following proteins:
- the ligA gene encoding NAD-dependent DNA ligase LigA, which yields MSSEIQKEIENLRAEIERHSDLYYQQDSPEISDFEFDQLLERLRALENEHPALVTPDSPTQRVGGKAVSLQPFKHTVALMSLDNSYSLDDLKAFTERCEKMAEGRNLEYVAELKIDGLSVSLHYEKGILVTGATRGDGQTGDEVTQNVKTIKTIPLRLKVDAPAHAEVRGEVFLSRSQFARINSELEMQGEKMFANARNSASGTLRMLDSAVVASRRLDMFPYDAFTGNQKMFATHWENFEWCERNGFHVNPNRRLCSNFEELVEFINEMENHRDGLDYEIDGVVVKVNSTALQDEFGATTKAPRWAIAYKYPARQATTRLLSIGIQVGRTGALTPVAHLEPTLLAGTTVARASLHNEDEIKRLDLKIGDWVMIEKSGEIIPQVLQVVTTKRDGSETEFEFPNACPVCHSPAVRPEGEAVRRCTNDICPAKLKARILYFASRKAMDIEGLGEVLVEMLVDKEMIRDVADLYSLTLEQVSGLDRMAEKSGTNLIEQIEASKSRGLQRLLYGIDIRHVGERYAKILANHFRSIDRLAEASVQELDDIHEIGLAVAESVYEWFRDPRNVDLVARLKAVGVKTETDAASTAMLDERFQGKTFVLTGKLENYTRDEAAKLIEERGGRVSSSVSKNTDFVVAGSDAGSKLTKAEGLGVAVLDENEFRSMIQ from the coding sequence ATGAGTTCAGAAATTCAGAAAGAGATTGAAAACCTTCGTGCAGAGATCGAACGCCACAGCGATCTGTATTATCAGCAAGACTCGCCGGAGATCTCGGATTTTGAATTCGATCAGCTTCTCGAACGTCTAAGAGCCCTTGAAAATGAGCATCCCGCACTTGTTACGCCTGACAGCCCGACTCAGCGTGTCGGAGGTAAGGCAGTGAGCCTGCAGCCGTTCAAACACACTGTGGCATTGATGTCGCTTGATAATTCCTACAGTCTGGACGACCTCAAAGCCTTTACCGAGCGATGTGAAAAAATGGCCGAGGGCCGCAATCTCGAATACGTTGCCGAGTTGAAGATCGATGGGCTGAGTGTTTCTCTGCATTACGAGAAAGGCATTTTAGTAACGGGTGCTACTCGCGGTGACGGACAAACTGGTGATGAGGTCACGCAAAATGTTAAGACGATCAAAACAATTCCGCTGCGTTTGAAGGTTGATGCACCGGCGCATGCCGAAGTGCGCGGCGAAGTGTTTCTGTCGCGGTCGCAGTTTGCAAGGATCAATTCGGAACTCGAAATGCAGGGCGAAAAGATGTTTGCCAACGCACGGAATTCGGCGTCGGGCACGTTGAGGATGCTCGATTCGGCAGTCGTCGCATCGCGGCGACTCGACATGTTTCCGTATGATGCTTTTACGGGAAATCAGAAGATGTTCGCGACGCACTGGGAAAATTTTGAATGGTGCGAGCGAAACGGTTTTCACGTCAATCCAAATCGCCGCTTGTGTAGCAATTTTGAAGAGTTGGTTGAGTTTATTAATGAAATGGAAAACCACCGTGACGGCCTTGATTACGAGATCGACGGTGTTGTGGTAAAGGTCAATTCGACTGCACTGCAGGACGAATTTGGGGCAACGACTAAAGCTCCGCGTTGGGCGATTGCGTACAAATATCCGGCCCGACAGGCGACTACACGATTACTCAGTATCGGCATTCAGGTTGGCCGAACCGGTGCTTTGACGCCGGTTGCTCATCTCGAACCAACTTTGCTTGCGGGTACTACAGTCGCACGAGCTTCGCTCCATAACGAGGACGAGATCAAGCGGCTCGATCTAAAAATTGGCGATTGGGTGATGATCGAAAAGAGCGGCGAGATCATTCCGCAGGTGCTGCAAGTCGTAACAACGAAACGCGACGGCAGCGAGACGGAATTTGAGTTTCCAAATGCTTGCCCTGTTTGTCATTCGCCTGCTGTGCGTCCGGAAGGTGAAGCCGTTCGGCGGTGTACAAATGATATTTGTCCGGCGAAATTGAAAGCTCGCATACTGTATTTCGCATCGCGAAAGGCGATGGATATCGAGGGCCTTGGCGAAGTGTTGGTAGAAATGCTGGTGGACAAAGAAATGATCCGCGATGTCGCCGACCTTTATTCGCTGACTCTCGAACAGGTTTCGGGCCTCGACCGAATGGCCGAAAAATCGGGAACCAATCTTATCGAACAGATCGAGGCGAGCAAGTCTCGCGGCTTGCAGCGTTTGCTATACGGCATTGACATTCGGCACGTCGGCGAACGCTACGCAAAAATTCTCGCGAATCACTTCCGCAGCATCGACCGCCTTGCCGAGGCGAGCGTCCAGGAACTCGACGACATCCACGAGATCGGCCTCGCTGTCGCCGAGAGCGTCTATGAATGGTTTCGCGATCCGCGAAATGTCGATCTTGTCGCACGGCTCAAAGCCGTCGGAGTCAAAACCGAAACTGACGCCGCGAGCACGGCAATGCTCGACGAAAGATTTCAAGGCAAAACTTTTGTCCTGACCGGCAAGCTCGAAAACTACACCCGCGACGAAGCCGCAAAACTTATCGAAGAACGAGGCGGCCGCGTGTCATCATCGGTCAGTAAAAATACTGATTTTGTTGTTGCTGGAAGCGATGCGGGGTCGAAATTGACTAAAGCGGAAGGACTAGGTGTTGCAGTATTGGATGAAAACGAATTCCGTTCGATGATTCAATAA
- a CDS encoding GNAT family N-acetyltransferase — MEKELEIRECNNLDDLAACVQIQREVFALPEVELSPVRHFVVTKNAGGFVIGTYDGERLAGFVLSVPAFLRGERAFYSHMTGVRQEYQGYGIGAKLKWAQRTRALDEGVKYIKWTFEPIKARNAYFNLEKLGAIVSEYRPNFYGTDYATADNKIGLASDRLFAEWHLESPKVAALASGAQFGDDREQSAEIEIMNDWLGLVASSPTEALAEQTRIRIEFEAAFDNGYIARGFRRDDKRPAFLLYQD; from the coding sequence ATGGAAAAAGAGCTGGAAATTCGCGAATGTAATAACCTCGATGATCTGGCCGCATGTGTGCAGATCCAACGCGAGGTTTTTGCTTTGCCTGAGGTGGAATTGTCGCCTGTAAGGCATTTTGTCGTGACGAAAAACGCGGGCGGCTTTGTGATTGGTACGTATGATGGCGAGAGGCTTGCGGGTTTTGTGCTGAGCGTTCCGGCATTTTTGCGTGGCGAACGTGCCTTTTACTCCCATATGACGGGTGTTCGACAGGAATACCAAGGTTACGGTATCGGAGCGAAGCTTAAATGGGCGCAGCGAACAAGAGCTTTGGATGAAGGTGTAAAATACATCAAGTGGACATTTGAGCCTATAAAGGCGAGAAATGCCTATTTTAACCTCGAAAAACTCGGAGCGATCGTCTCAGAATATCGGCCGAATTTTTATGGTACAGACTATGCTACCGCCGATAACAAGATCGGTCTCGCTAGCGACCGTTTGTTCGCAGAATGGCACTTGGAAAGTCCTAAAGTTGCGGCATTAGCGTCAGGAGCGCAATTTGGAGATGATCGTGAACAAAGTGCTGAGATAGAGATAATGAATGACTGGTTGGGATTGGTTGCATCCTCTCCAACCGAAGCACTAGCCGAGCAGACGCGCATTCGCATTGAATTTGAAGCGGCGTTTGACAATGGTTATATCGCAAGGGGATTTAGACGCGACGATAAACGACCGGCATTTTTGCTATATCAAGATTAA
- a CDS encoding aromatic ring-hydroxylating dioxygenase subunit alpha has product MSIFEIDPDIRKAKTLASDFYTDEQYFEISKEKIFAGSWQFLGHSNEMSGLKPVMILPGFLDEPVLLVKTQESVTCLSNVCTHRGKILVEEPCEANLIRCSYHGRRFSLDGKFLSMPEFEGVEDFPSESDNLRQIAFAAQGGFMFASIDPVDTFEAFVNEATIQYSEPPGLRLTATREYEVNAHWALYCENYLEGFHIPYVHQGLNEIVDYGSYTTETFRYSSVQTGYDDQGEVAARYLYIFPNLMLNFYPWGLSVNVVRPVSPSKSVVEFLTYVCDESLVDKGAGADLHSVEMEDEAVVESVQNGIRSRFYSHGRYSPTREQGTHHFHRLIAEFMS; this is encoded by the coding sequence ATGTCAATCTTTGAGATAGATCCCGATATTAGAAAGGCAAAGACACTTGCGTCCGATTTTTATACGGATGAGCAGTATTTCGAAATATCAAAAGAAAAGATCTTTGCAGGCTCGTGGCAATTCCTTGGTCATTCAAACGAAATGTCGGGACTAAAGCCTGTAATGATTTTGCCTGGCTTTCTTGATGAGCCCGTTTTGCTGGTGAAAACGCAAGAATCGGTGACGTGCCTTTCAAATGTTTGTACGCATCGCGGCAAAATTCTTGTCGAAGAGCCTTGCGAGGCTAATCTGATCCGCTGCTCCTATCACGGGCGGCGTTTTTCGCTTGATGGTAAGTTTTTGTCGATGCCGGAATTTGAAGGGGTTGAGGATTTTCCATCCGAGAGTGATAATTTGCGCCAGATCGCGTTTGCTGCTCAGGGCGGATTTATGTTTGCCTCGATCGATCCGGTTGATACGTTTGAAGCGTTTGTAAATGAAGCTACTATCCAGTATTCAGAACCACCGGGGTTGCGTCTAACAGCGACACGCGAATATGAAGTTAATGCGCACTGGGCGTTGTATTGCGAGAATTATCTTGAAGGCTTTCATATTCCATATGTCCATCAAGGTTTAAATGAGATCGTCGATTACGGCAGTTACACCACCGAGACGTTTCGTTATTCGAGCGTGCAAACCGGGTATGACGACCAAGGTGAAGTCGCCGCGAGATATTTATATATCTTTCCGAATCTGATGTTAAATTTTTATCCGTGGGGACTTTCCGTGAATGTTGTTCGACCGGTTTCACCGTCGAAAAGCGTAGTTGAATTTTTGACATACGTTTGTGACGAATCACTCGTGGACAAAGGAGCGGGAGCCGATCTGCATTCTGTCGAAATGGAAGACGAGGCCGTTGTCGAAAGTGTTCAAAATGGCATTCGGTCGCGGTTTTATTCTCACGGACGTTATTCGCCCACACGAGAGCAGGGAACGCATCATTTTCATCGTTTGATCGCGGAGTTTATGAGTTAA